The Sporosarcina sp. Te-1 DNA window GCAAATCCGAAGTGGTAGTGAGCCAACGGATGGCGCAGCCCATGCTCTGCGACAACTCGCTCGAGGAAATCCCGGCTTTTGGCGAACGACTTCAAGTCGGCATACCATTTCCCGATATTCGTTGCGGAAATCGCACTGTCGGAAAGTACCTCATGAAGTAACAAGTCGGTCGAGCGTATATAGAGCGTGACGAGCGAGAGAATATCCCATTCGTTATGAGCGAGAACCTTCATTAACAATTCGGCGTTGCCGTTTTTCACCGCATCCTGATAAATGATCGGCGCCATATGCCCCGGGATATCTCCATTCCGAAAAAAACCAAGTTGTGATTGCTCAATTGCCGTCAGTTTGAATGAATCCAGCTCATCTTTCCAAATACGTCTCGAGCCGTGCAGAAGGTCGATGGCGTCGTGCTTTACTAGAGGCGGAAGATAGTTCCGGTTCATCGTCCATCTCGTTTCGACTTGCGGCATGTCAAAGCTCTTTCCATTGTACATGACAAGCGAAAGCTTTTGATCCCAGAGCCGGGAAGCATACAAGAACGCTGCCTCGTGATCCGGGCCCGGCAGAACGTACTGGGTTAAACGGAATCCATCCCCCGCCTCCTCCATAAAACCGAGAAGGAAAATAAGTGTTCCGGCCCCTTTTAATCCTGTCGTTTCCGTATCAAAAAAGACAATCGGTTTTGCAGGATCAG harbors:
- a CDS encoding ribonuclease H-like domain-containing protein, yielding MSYEQKLMQMKKLLKKNEAVKEETPELPKRQAPPAPAYEDQWLSAGLVKEQNDFGIVYKRVVTYGAHHLHGSYKLSDLRQTMEQWATESANHPLCPDPAKPIVFFDTETTGLKGAGTLIFLLGFMEEAGDGFRLTQYVLPGPDHEAAFLYASRLWDQKLSLVMYNGKSFDMPQVETRWTMNRNYLPPLVKHDAIDLLHGSRRIWKDELDSFKLTAIEQSQLGFFRNGDIPGHMAPIIYQDAVKNGNAELLMKVLAHNEWDILSLVTLYIRSTDLLLHEVLSDSAISATNIGKWYADLKSFAKSRDFLERVVAEHGLRHPLAHYHFGFALKRDGHFEEAVKAFEVASEHLRGRERIIALGEMAKLFEHRLRDLERALASTERAQVLLNKDPELARRFRERMKEEFGKREIRLLGKIFPGQAQ